A single genomic interval of Musa acuminata AAA Group cultivar baxijiao chromosome BXJ3-4, Cavendish_Baxijiao_AAA, whole genome shotgun sequence harbors:
- the LOC103980953 gene encoding eukaryotic translation initiation factor 1A translates to MPKNKGKGGKNRKRGKNEADDEKRELVFKEDGQEYAQVLRMLGNGRCEAMCIDGSKRLCHIRGKMHKKVWIAAGDIILVGLRDYQDDKADVIFKYMPDEARLLKAYGELPENTRLNEGIGGLDEEEEGAADDYIEFEDEDIDKI, encoded by the coding sequence ATGCCGAAGAACAAGGGTAAGGGAGGGAAGAACCGCAAGCGCGGTAAGAACGAGGCCGACGACGAGAAGCGCGAGCTGGTCTTCAAGGAAGACGGCCAGGAGTACGCCCAGGTCCTTCGGATGCTCGGCAACGGCCGCTGCGAGGCCATGTGCATCGACGGCAGCAAGCGGCTCTGCCACATCCGCGGTAAGATGCACAAGAAGGTCTGGATCGCCGCCGGCGACATCATCCTCGTCGGCCTCCGCGACTACCAGGACGACAAGGCCGACGTCATATTCAAGTACATGCCCGACGAGGCCCGTCTCCTCAAGGCCTACGGGGAGCTCCCCGAGAACACCCGCCTCAACGAAGGCATCGGAGGACTCGATGAAGAGGAGGAGGGCGCCGCTGATGACTACATCGAGTTCGAGGACGAGGACATCGACAAGATCTAA
- the LOC135635197 gene encoding protein RKD1-like: MDRKPAAKPPLFFGMDLDRMNNLMLLEEKFFSEWPHYGDSLPEVPYLLSGTDDLVPLPESLDPFDDTLGFSPSLINSDTSLPSVPCQYHVLPEPLNPVHLEDIDLEPFAWPHDCVSTSNNEDLLLDPLPLNACDFPIEALDGASGWDGKRTTEKRVDGRTSRLNDVGFDEIKNYFYMPITKAAKEMNVGLTVLKKRCRELGIARWPHRKMKSLKSLIHNVQELGKGVCEESMRKELETLEDHKRLMEENPEMQLTERTKKLRQACFKANYKRRRLSQQF; the protein is encoded by the exons ATGGATCGCAAACCCGCGGCGAAGCCCCCTTTATTCTTCGGCATGGATCTCGACCGCATGAACAATCTCATGTTACTGGAGGAGAAGTTCTTCTCGGAGTGGCCTCACTATGGAGATTCCCTCCCTGAAGTCCCTTATCTCCTCAG TGGGACGGACGATCTGGTGCCGCTGCCGGAGAGTCTCGACCCGTTCGATGACACCTTGGGGTTCTCACCGTCCCTCATAAACTCTGATACCTCTTTACCTTCGGTTCCTTGTCAGTACCATGTTCTCCCGGAACCGCTCAACCCAGTGCACTTGGAAGATATCGATCTGGAGCCGTTTGCATGGCCGCACGACTGCGTCTCGACCAGCAACAACGAAGACCTTCTGCTTGATCCCCTGCCTCTTAACGCTTGCGACTTCCCGATCGAAGCCCTCGACGGTGCGAGTGGTTGGGACGGAAAGAGAACGACGGAGAAGCGAGTTGACGGACGGACGTCGAGGCTGAACGATGTGGGCTtcgacgagatcaagaactacttcTACATGCCAATAACGAAGGCCGCCAAGGAGATGAACGTGGGGTTGACGGTGCTGAAGAAGAGGTGCAGGGAGCTCGGGATCGCCCGATGGCCTCACAGGAAGATGAAGAGCTTGAAGTCTCTGATCCATAACGTGCAG GAGTTGGGGAAGGGTGTCTGCGAGGAGAGCATGAGGAAAGAGTTGGAGACATTGGAGGACCACAAGAGGCTGATGGAGGAGAACCCTGAGATGCAATTGACTGAGAGAACGAAGAAACTTAGGCAGGCTTGCTTCAAGGCTAATTACAAGAGGAGGAGATTGTCGCAGCAGTTCTAA
- the LOC135635063 gene encoding uncharacterized protein At4g00950-like, which produces MDPSSTPPKLSLYWLPSQRPEPPGMATPPPGLPVSVPFLWEESPGKPRKQPTLGAGAIRSLDLPPRLVAAAEIKFDKTTLSPTTVLDGPERSSRAMPLGSCYSCSYGEGRTVVNMGGRKKEGVAWFWRRGSARKVTREGNSWEMSLEGLTEKGIACSSMPSSSSFSSSCKLVGDYENEVVEEGKVRITRLRRNRSIASTSTSHLWGSIYGSLKKVLPMAGRRDRKV; this is translated from the exons ATGGATCCAAGCTCCACTCCTCCCAAGCTCTCCCTCTACTGGCTTCCCAGCCAGCGGCCAGAGCCACCGGGCATGGCGACACCGCCTCCCGGGCTTCCGGTCTCCGTCCCCTTCCTGTGGGAAGAATCTCCGGGGAAGCCGAGGAAGCAGCCCACCCTTGGCGCCGGTGCCATCCGGAGTTTGGACCTGCCTCCTAGATTGGTGGCTGCTGCGGAGATCAAGTTCGATAAGACGACGCTGTCGCCCACCACAGTTCTCGACGGCCCAGAGCGGTCGTCCCGGGCCATGCCACTCGGCTCCTGCTACTCTTGTTCCTATGGAGAGGGAAGGACCGTCGTCAACATGGGAGGTAGGAAGAAGGAAGGAGTGGCTTGGTTTTGGAGGAGGGGAAGTGCGAGGAAGGTGACGAGGGAGGGAAACAGCTGGGAGATGAGCTTGGAAGGGCTGACAGAGAAGGGTATCGCTTGCTCCTctatgccttcttcttcttcattttcttcttcttgcaagCTTGTTGGAGACTATGAGAATGAGGTTGTAGAGGAGGGGAAGGTGAGGATCACAAGGCTGAGGAGGAACAGAAGTATTGCAAGTACATCCACCTCTCATCTCTGG GGAAGCATTTATGGCAGCCTGAAGAAGGTGTTGCCGATGGCAGGGAGAAGGGACCGCAAGGTTTGA